From a single Pseudomonas triticicola genomic region:
- a CDS encoding FAD:protein FMN transferase: protein MLAVAIGGCGSGDSLEQVGGSTMGSTWSVKYVRHAGVADPARVRGEVQAILGEVDQQLSTYRSDSAIQRFNALPADSCQAMPAAVLELVRIGEQLSTQSEGSYDLTVEPLLDLWGFGPQGREEKIPDAAAVAEVMQRVGHQHLRIDGEQLCKDAAVEVDFNSIAAGYAVDAIAARLQGMGIDNYLVEATGELKARGKKPDGSAWRIALEEPRDDQQVAERIIDVDGYGVSTSGDYRHYFLQDGRRYSHTFDARSGRPVLHDLASVTVIHPSALMADGLSTLLLILGPERAREYAQEHDIAAFFVLRADTGFVTRSSQAFAQLVGEKN from the coding sequence ATGTTGGCGGTGGCAATCGGCGGCTGCGGCAGCGGCGATTCCCTGGAACAGGTCGGTGGCTCGACCATGGGCAGCACTTGGTCGGTCAAATACGTACGCCACGCCGGGGTCGCCGATCCTGCGCGGGTGCGCGGCGAAGTGCAGGCCATCCTCGGCGAAGTCGATCAGCAGCTGTCGACTTACCGAAGTGACTCCGCCATCCAGCGTTTCAACGCCTTGCCCGCCGATAGCTGCCAAGCCATGCCGGCAGCGGTGCTCGAATTGGTCCGCATCGGCGAACAGCTTTCAACGCAAAGCGAAGGCTCCTACGACCTGACCGTGGAACCGCTGCTGGACCTCTGGGGATTCGGCCCGCAAGGACGCGAAGAAAAGATCCCTGATGCGGCCGCTGTGGCCGAGGTCATGCAGCGAGTCGGTCATCAGCATCTGCGCATCGACGGCGAGCAGTTGTGCAAGGACGCCGCCGTCGAAGTCGACTTCAACAGTATTGCCGCCGGTTACGCCGTGGATGCCATCGCCGCCAGATTGCAGGGCATGGGCATCGACAATTATCTGGTCGAAGCCACGGGCGAACTCAAAGCCCGCGGCAAGAAGCCGGATGGTTCAGCGTGGCGCATCGCTCTCGAAGAGCCTCGCGATGACCAGCAAGTGGCGGAGCGGATTATCGATGTCGATGGCTACGGCGTGTCCACCTCCGGCGACTACCGCCACTATTTTCTGCAGGACGGTCGGCGTTATTCCCACACCTTCGATGCACGCAGCGGGCGACCTGTCCTACACGACCTGGCGTCAGTCACGGTGATTCATCCTTCAGCGTTGATGGCCGATGGACTATCGACGCTGTTGCTGATTCTCGGGCCGGAAAGGGCGCGGGAGTATGCCCAAGAGCATGACATTGCTGCATTCTTTGTCCTGCGTGCCGATACAGGTTTCGTCACCCGCAGCAGTCAGGCATTTGCGCAGCTTGTCGGTGAAAAAAACTGA
- the sthA gene encoding Si-specific NAD(P)(+) transhydrogenase produces the protein MAVYNYDVVVLGSGPAGEGAAMNAAKAGRKVAMVDSRRQVGGNCTHLGTIPSKALRHSVRQIMQFNTNPMFRAIGEPRWFSFPDVLKSAEKVISKQVASRTGYYARNRVDVFFGTGSFADEQTIEVVCGNGVVEKLVAKHIIIATGSRPYRPADIDFHHPRIYDSDTILSLGHTPRKLIVYGAGVIGCEYASIFSGLGVLVELVDNRGQLLSFLDSEISQALSYHFSNNNITVRHNEEYDRVEGVDNGVILHLKSGKKIKADALLWCNGRTGNTDTLGLENIGVKVNSRGQIEVDQNYRTCVENIYGAGDVIGWPSLASAAHDQGRSAAGSIVDNGSWRFVNDVPTGIYTIPEISSIGKNEQELTQAKVPYEVGKAFFKSMARAQIAGEPQGMLKILFHRETLEVLGVHCFGYQASEIVHIGQAIMNQPGELNTLKYFVNTTFNYPTMAEAYRVAAYDGLNRLF, from the coding sequence ATGGCTGTCTACAACTACGACGTGGTGGTACTGGGTTCCGGCCCGGCGGGAGAAGGCGCGGCAATGAACGCCGCCAAAGCGGGGCGCAAGGTGGCGATGGTCGACAGCCGTCGCCAGGTCGGCGGCAACTGCACCCACCTCGGCACCATCCCGTCCAAGGCACTGCGTCACTCGGTGCGGCAGATCATGCAGTTCAACACCAACCCGATGTTCCGCGCGATCGGCGAGCCACGCTGGTTCTCCTTCCCGGACGTGTTGAAAAGCGCCGAAAAAGTCATTTCCAAGCAAGTCGCATCGCGCACCGGCTACTACGCCCGTAACCGCGTCGACGTGTTCTTCGGCACCGGCAGCTTCGCCGACGAGCAAACCATCGAAGTGGTCTGCGGCAACGGTGTGGTGGAAAAACTGGTGGCCAAGCACATCATCATCGCCACCGGTTCGCGTCCGTATCGCCCGGCGGACATCGATTTCCACCACCCGCGTATCTACGATAGCGACACCATCCTCAGCCTCGGCCACACCCCGCGCAAACTGATCGTTTACGGCGCTGGTGTGATCGGTTGCGAATACGCGTCGATCTTCAGTGGTCTGGGTGTGCTGGTCGAACTGGTCGACAACCGTGGCCAGTTGCTGAGCTTCCTCGACTCGGAAATTTCCCAGGCGCTGAGCTACCACTTCAGCAACAACAACATCACCGTGCGTCACAACGAAGAGTACGACCGCGTCGAAGGCGTGGACAACGGCGTGATCCTGCACCTGAAATCCGGCAAGAAGATCAAGGCCGACGCCTTGCTCTGGTGCAACGGCCGTACCGGCAACACCGACACGCTGGGTCTGGAAAACATCGGGGTCAAGGTCAACAGCCGTGGCCAGATCGAAGTCGACCAGAACTACCGCACTTGCGTGGAAAACATCTACGGTGCCGGTGACGTGATCGGCTGGCCAAGCCTGGCCAGTGCCGCCCACGATCAGGGTCGTTCGGCTGCTGGCAGCATCGTCGACAATGGCAGCTGGCGCTTCGTCAATGACGTGCCGACCGGCATCTACACCATTCCGGAGATCAGCTCGATCGGCAAGAACGAGCAGGAGCTGACCCAAGCGAAAGTGCCGTACGAAGTCGGCAAGGCGTTCTTCAAGAGCATGGCGCGCGCGCAGATTGCCGGTGAGCCGCAGGGCATGCTGAAGATCCTCTTCCACCGCGAAACGCTGGAAGTGCTCGGCGTGCACTGCTTCGGTTATCAGGCGTCGGAGATCGTGCACATCGGTCAGGCGATCATGAACCAGCCGGGCGAGCTGAACACCCTGAAGTATTTC